The proteins below come from a single Marinobacter bohaiensis genomic window:
- a CDS encoding ShlB/FhaC/HecB family hemolysin secretion/activation protein, with protein sequence MPGLQLLSKRVVTRVYALVQPNTAQCLDPERLDGLASRINDVLEREEGGQVVVWLPQRPIVGQVLTLRFKDAKVALPDNGDFPVRRPASSRVERAGEAGAADIVVPQSLPSYTFGRWTPPAGTANVAAVESAKPTERGQSGPSFSLQHVQQHWLGSHLQLAGSSSRSREGHSGRIGLEADDLIEANHAMRFNFNESGSQRVQNEAEAFAFHYAFPLAGNSLSMDVDTFSYQSTVTGDESKYEARGEGRNLMFSGRRSLFSWSGINFDSVLGVRNQQATYHEKGEWVEDSSRQLSMFTLEGSTSRELLFDVTASTRFAASSGMEMVSKDYDDEDGLDENDGFQKYVLSGSLSRQLFDWQLDFSGHYQFTPDDLPDSQYFTVVGPAMISGFNGQSITAAKGGWLRLDANSPRFTMPMVSYLRSALQFSLLRGWIPDASMQADRAGSASAAEVSLRFQGRGIQAGFSVGRMLGASSDATDKPDVPDVSLSLSVGL encoded by the coding sequence ATGCCCGGTCTTCAGTTGCTGTCCAAGCGGGTGGTGACCCGGGTTTATGCGCTGGTTCAGCCCAATACGGCCCAGTGCCTCGACCCCGAGCGGCTCGACGGTCTCGCCAGCCGCATCAATGACGTGCTGGAGCGCGAAGAAGGTGGCCAAGTGGTGGTTTGGTTGCCGCAGCGGCCCATTGTGGGGCAGGTGCTCACCCTGCGCTTCAAGGACGCCAAGGTGGCTCTACCGGACAATGGCGACTTCCCTGTCAGGCGTCCGGCATCGAGCCGGGTCGAGCGGGCCGGTGAAGCCGGTGCTGCCGACATCGTGGTGCCCCAGTCGCTGCCGTCCTACACCTTCGGGCGCTGGACGCCGCCAGCCGGTACCGCCAATGTGGCGGCGGTGGAGTCGGCCAAGCCCACCGAGCGAGGCCAATCGGGACCCAGTTTCAGTTTGCAGCACGTTCAGCAGCACTGGCTCGGCTCGCACCTGCAGTTGGCGGGCAGCAGTTCCCGATCCCGCGAAGGCCATTCCGGCCGGATCGGGCTGGAAGCGGATGACCTGATCGAAGCCAACCATGCGATGCGCTTCAATTTCAACGAGTCCGGTTCCCAGCGGGTGCAGAACGAAGCCGAGGCGTTTGCCTTCCACTATGCGTTTCCGCTGGCGGGCAATAGCCTGAGCATGGACGTCGATACCTTCTCCTACCAGAGCACTGTCACCGGCGACGAGAGCAAGTACGAAGCTCGCGGGGAAGGGCGCAACCTGATGTTCAGCGGTCGCCGCTCGCTGTTCTCCTGGAGCGGAATCAACTTCGACTCGGTACTGGGTGTACGCAACCAGCAGGCCACCTATCACGAGAAAGGCGAGTGGGTGGAGGATTCGTCGCGTCAGCTGTCGATGTTCACCCTGGAAGGTTCGACATCGCGGGAGCTGCTGTTCGATGTCACCGCATCGACCCGCTTTGCGGCCAGTTCCGGCATGGAGATGGTCAGCAAGGATTACGACGACGAAGACGGCCTTGACGAGAACGATGGTTTCCAGAAGTACGTGCTGTCCGGTTCGCTGAGTCGCCAGCTTTTCGACTGGCAGCTGGACTTCAGTGGCCACTACCAGTTTACGCCGGACGATCTGCCGGACTCCCAGTACTTTACGGTGGTGGGGCCGGCGATGATTTCGGGCTTCAACGGCCAGTCGATTACCGCCGCCAAGGGTGGTTGGCTGCGGCTGGATGCCAACAGTCCGCGATTCACCATGCCAATGGTGTCCTACCTGCGATCAGCGCTCCAGTTCTCGCTGCTGCGGGGCTGGATTCCGGACGCCAGCATGCAGGCGGATCGGGCCGGTTCGGCCAGTGCGGCGGAGGTGTCACTGCGCTTCCAGGGCCGGGGTATCCAGGCCGGCTTCAGTGTCGGGCGGATGCTTGGCGCGTCCAGCGATGCTACCGATAAACCGGACGTTCCGGACGTTTCCCTGTCTCTCTCCGTCGGCCTCTGA